The proteins below are encoded in one region of Phycisphaerae bacterium:
- a CDS encoding CPBP family intramembrane metalloprotease, whose amino-acid sequence MKAKTLQNIAGTQLTARLVVRAAVLLPLLATYLTSFWGNFGQQWPSWIREHCGSVMRQAMDLYVQQVTIPPGGYISHHRVLWLVVGLVMAALLPLSLAALTGRSPATMGLRPPNRWGWRMVVLSAGLTIPFAFLFAQERIAMVAPHQPPAGLQLLVMLGVSVPEHIFLTGICLASFCQGWRIPTPARLAAVEGSRTKKTLRWLGLAQPTDPGQPLTRRALAWWGLDGPSLLAITCAGLLFGIIHVGAGPTELASSFPGGIALCYLVWRSGSIWPGWLIHVFQMLMVATFILVPGGD is encoded by the coding sequence TTGAAGGCGAAAACACTCCAGAACATTGCCGGCACGCAGCTTACGGCCAGATTGGTGGTTCGGGCAGCCGTGCTGCTCCCCCTGCTGGCGACCTACCTGACATCCTTCTGGGGGAACTTCGGCCAGCAATGGCCATCCTGGATCCGCGAACACTGCGGCTCCGTCATGCGCCAGGCCATGGACCTTTACGTCCAGCAGGTCACCATTCCTCCAGGAGGGTACATCTCGCACCACCGCGTCCTCTGGCTGGTCGTCGGCCTGGTGATGGCCGCCCTCCTCCCGCTCTCCCTGGCCGCCCTGACCGGACGCTCACCCGCCACGATGGGGCTGCGTCCGCCCAACCGGTGGGGATGGCGCATGGTCGTCCTGTCCGCCGGTCTCACCATCCCATTCGCCTTCCTCTTCGCCCAGGAACGAATCGCCATGGTAGCCCCACATCAACCCCCCGCCGGACTGCAACTCCTTGTCATGCTTGGAGTTTCCGTTCCGGAGCACATCTTCCTCACCGGCATCTGTTTGGCTTCGTTTTGTCAGGGCTGGCGAATCCCTACCCCCGCAAGGCTGGCCGCCGTGGAAGGCTCCCGCACCAAGAAGACCCTGCGATGGCTCGGTCTAGCCCAACCGACTGACCCCGGGCAACCACTGACCCGAAGAGCCTTGGCCTGGTGGGGACTGGATGGCCCTTCGCTTCTGGCCATCACCTGCGCCGGCCTCCTGTTCGGGATCATCCACGTGGGCGCCGGCCCCACCGAGCTGGCGAGTTCCTTCCCCGGTGGCATCGCCCTGTGCTATCTGGTCTGGCGAAGCGGTTCAATATGGCCGGGCTGGCTGATCCATGTTTTCCAGATGCTCATGGTCGCGACCTTCATTCTTGTGCCAGGGGGGGACTGA
- a CDS encoding alpha/beta fold hydrolase, which translates to MQLLKNCLLLAITLGACPCFANKAEPDAKTVRARDLLKLLTRGEFTEFVAAADEKVKAAFSPQQAEQTWTGITTKVGPYRSEESATYAKVPGAHVVRFVCRFERGKATLRIVLDDADRLSGLWFDAVEPDAPYRPPPYADPKACREEKITVSAGQFPLPGTLTLPTRPGPHPAVLLVHGSGPHDQDETVAANKPFRDLALGLASRGVAVLRYQKRTHQYPTAVKPEEWTLETETIEDAVAAAELLRKRADIDPKRVFLAGHSLGAFAAPFIARRDSKLAGIALLAGNARSILDLIDEQTEYLAGLDGSISDDDHKRLRILREATALIRQGKTDGLTEKVGMPATYLARMHTLKPIEVAAGLTTPILIAQGGRDYQVTKTDFDLWKKTLGTRENVTFRLYDKLNHLFIPGSGPSTPAEYGKPGHVDVQVVADLAAWIESVAADRKTKDAPGHDETQ; encoded by the coding sequence ATGCAACTCCTCAAGAACTGTCTCCTGCTGGCAATCACCCTGGGCGCCTGCCCCTGCTTCGCGAATAAGGCCGAACCCGATGCCAAGACCGTTCGAGCCCGCGACCTGCTGAAACTGCTCACTCGCGGCGAGTTCACAGAGTTCGTCGCCGCGGCCGACGAGAAGGTCAAGGCCGCGTTCAGCCCCCAGCAGGCCGAGCAGACCTGGACCGGAATCACCACCAAAGTCGGCCCCTACCGTTCCGAAGAGTCGGCCACATACGCCAAGGTCCCAGGAGCCCATGTGGTCCGCTTCGTCTGCCGGTTCGAACGCGGCAAGGCCACGCTGCGAATCGTCCTCGACGACGCGGATCGCCTGTCCGGCTTGTGGTTCGATGCCGTCGAGCCCGATGCCCCCTACCGGCCGCCCCCCTACGCCGATCCCAAGGCCTGCCGCGAAGAGAAGATCACCGTCTCCGCAGGACAGTTCCCACTGCCCGGCACCCTCACACTGCCAACCAGACCCGGCCCACACCCCGCCGTGCTGCTGGTCCACGGCTCCGGCCCACACGACCAAGATGAGACCGTCGCGGCAAACAAACCGTTCCGCGATCTCGCCCTCGGGCTGGCTTCCCGCGGCGTGGCCGTGCTCCGGTACCAGAAACGCACCCACCAGTACCCCACCGCGGTGAAACCGGAGGAGTGGACCCTCGAAACCGAGACCATCGAGGACGCCGTCGCCGCCGCCGAACTGCTGCGGAAACGCGCGGACATCGACCCCAAACGCGTTTTCCTCGCCGGCCACAGCCTCGGCGCCTTCGCAGCACCATTCATCGCCAGGCGAGACAGCAAGCTGGCTGGCATCGCCCTCCTGGCCGGCAACGCACGCTCGATCCTCGACCTGATCGATGAACAGACCGAGTATCTGGCCGGCCTCGACGGCTCCATCTCCGACGACGACCACAAGAGGCTCCGCATCCTCCGGGAAGCAACGGCCCTCATCCGCCAGGGCAAGACGGACGGCCTGACCGAGAAGGTCGGCATGCCCGCCACCTACCTGGCCCGCATGCACACGCTCAAACCCATCGAGGTGGCGGCGGGGCTGACCACCCCCATCCTCATCGCCCAGGGCGGCCGGGACTACCAAGTCACCAAAACCGATTTCGACCTGTGGAAGAAGACCCTCGGTACTCGCGAGAATGTCACCTTCAGGCTCTACGACAAGCTCAACCACCTGTTCATCCCGGGCAGCGGCCCGTCCACCCCCGCCGAATACGGCAAGCCCGGCCACGTGGATGTCCAGGTCGTCGCAGACCTCGCGGCCTGGATCGAGTCCGTTGCCGCAGACCGCAAGACCAAAGACGCTCCAGGCCACGATGAAACACAATGA
- a CDS encoding sodium:alanine symporter family protein: MGPYLQAIEQGLQAASTFLWGPPTLVLLFGTHVYLTLRLGIQRHLGKAIRLSFQRKREGEGDISHFGALATALAATIGTGNIVGVATAVASGGPGAVLWMWLTGVFGIATKYSEALLAVKYRIVTSKGQFAGGPMYALERGLGLRWLGMIFALFTAIAAFGIGNMVQAHSIADMLDRTAGIQPWITGGVTTLLTAIVLLGGIRSIARVCEVLVPFMAVFYVLGCLTLLVMYASTLPATIVLIVKSAFTGHAAVGGFAGAAVKEAIRYGVARGLFSNESGLGSAPIVAAAAQTTNPVRQALVSSTGTFWDTVVVCLLTGLVIVNSGFWQEGLDGAALTRAAFESIPRVGPLMLAVGLLTFVYSTILGWSYYGEKACEYLFGPRSTLPYRVLWVVAVMIGSTLRLNIVWDFADIANILMAVPNLVALLLLSNVVVRETRAHLDDQPMVGSLRGEGGREG; encoded by the coding sequence ATGGGGCCTTATCTCCAGGCCATCGAGCAAGGACTCCAAGCGGCGAGCACCTTTCTGTGGGGTCCCCCGACGCTCGTGTTGCTGTTCGGTACGCATGTCTACCTGACGTTGCGGCTGGGAATCCAACGACATCTCGGCAAGGCGATTCGACTCTCGTTTCAGCGGAAGCGTGAAGGTGAGGGCGACATCAGCCATTTCGGGGCTCTGGCTACGGCGTTGGCGGCCACCATTGGCACGGGCAACATCGTCGGCGTGGCCACGGCGGTTGCGTCTGGAGGGCCGGGCGCGGTGCTGTGGATGTGGCTGACCGGCGTGTTCGGCATCGCCACCAAGTACAGCGAAGCCCTGCTGGCGGTGAAGTACCGAATCGTGACCAGCAAAGGCCAGTTCGCCGGCGGGCCGATGTACGCTCTGGAGCGGGGACTGGGTCTCAGGTGGCTGGGTATGATCTTTGCCCTGTTCACGGCCATTGCTGCGTTCGGCATTGGCAACATGGTTCAAGCCCATTCCATCGCGGACATGCTCGACCGGACGGCGGGGATCCAGCCCTGGATCACTGGCGGCGTGACGACGTTGCTCACCGCGATTGTCCTTCTCGGCGGGATCCGCTCCATTGCCCGGGTGTGTGAGGTCCTCGTGCCCTTCATGGCCGTCTTCTACGTTCTGGGCTGCCTCACCCTGCTAGTGATGTACGCCTCGACGTTGCCGGCCACGATCGTCCTGATTGTCAAGAGCGCGTTCACGGGTCATGCGGCCGTTGGGGGATTCGCCGGCGCGGCGGTCAAGGAGGCCATTCGGTATGGGGTGGCGCGGGGGCTGTTCTCTAACGAGTCCGGTTTGGGCAGTGCCCCGATCGTGGCTGCGGCCGCGCAGACCACCAACCCCGTTCGTCAGGCCCTGGTTTCCTCGACAGGTACCTTCTGGGATACCGTCGTGGTCTGCCTGTTAACCGGCCTGGTCATCGTGAACTCCGGTTTCTGGCAAGAGGGTCTGGATGGTGCGGCTCTGACCCGAGCGGCGTTCGAGTCGATTCCAAGGGTTGGTCCCTTGATGCTGGCGGTTGGCCTGTTGACCTTCGTCTACTCGACGATCCTGGGTTGGTCGTACTACGGGGAGAAGGCCTGCGAGTACCTGTTCGGCCCGCGTTCAACGCTTCCGTACCGCGTCCTATGGGTGGTCGCGGTCATGATCGGCTCGACGTTGAGGCTGAACATCGTCTGGGACTTTGCCGACATAGCGAACATTCTCATGGCCGTTCCGAACCTGGTGGCCTTGTTGCTTCTGAGCAACGTAGTTGTCAGGGAGACGCGGGCTCACCTTGACGATCAGCCGATGGTCGGCTCGCTGCGAGGCGAAGGCGGGAGAGAGGGGTAG
- a CDS encoding glycogen debranching enzyme family protein, whose product MTSTPDPMDLQLSREWLITNDRGGFASGTCVAIPTRRYHGLLIAPARPPLERWTLLSAVLERVGVGGRTWETPGFEFAGAFHPRGFEQQTQFAVSNAAPLPWVRFAYSWGHLRLTKSIFLPHGCDEVAIAYRLEGPPQAPITLGVEPFTGMRDFHGLTRAFDPGYPIEPLQNGTVVTFAGGPRLLLLAERGRGVWELRFETEPHWWRQFHYREEAHRGQDCQEDLFVPGWFQASGIGTIEITVRARAEFPFVKPTPPPPKSPEPVSVDLARPQTQSVEERLREAAKAFVVRRRRADGSFSTTILAGYHWFGDWGRDTFIALPGLLLETDRFAEAREVFATFASAQKAGLIPNKFSDYGDGCDYNSVDASLWYIHAADAYCRASGDKTAWKNLLGPVCERIVEAFIAGTDFHIRMDTDALLSCGDATTQITWMDAKYGDTVFTPRHGKPVEINALWYHALRILAERSSGSAQRRAERFGEIADHARGSFRQLFWNNTSQYLYDVVRDGYRDPAVRPNQIFAVSLPHSPLLIEQQRAVLERVDQELFTPCGLRSLSPEDPAYRGRCEGNPFERDRAYHQGTVWGWLIGPYVEAHLRVHGFSTSEQTRMRAALRGLIDHLDQAGIGQVSEIFDGDPPHTPRGCIAQAWSVSELLRAWRLTEPG is encoded by the coding sequence ATGACCAGCACGCCTGACCCTATGGACCTGCAGCTCAGCCGCGAGTGGCTCATCACTAACGACCGCGGAGGATTCGCCTCCGGCACCTGCGTGGCGATCCCCACACGGCGTTACCATGGACTGCTGATCGCTCCCGCTCGCCCCCCTCTGGAGCGATGGACGCTCCTGTCTGCCGTCCTGGAACGCGTCGGCGTCGGCGGACGAACCTGGGAGACCCCCGGCTTCGAATTCGCCGGCGCCTTTCATCCCCGTGGCTTCGAGCAGCAAACCCAGTTCGCGGTGAGCAACGCAGCCCCCCTGCCGTGGGTTCGTTTCGCCTATTCCTGGGGTCACCTGCGACTCACCAAGTCCATCTTCCTGCCCCACGGATGCGACGAAGTGGCCATCGCCTACCGCCTCGAAGGCCCGCCGCAGGCCCCCATCACCCTGGGCGTCGAGCCGTTCACCGGCATGCGCGACTTCCACGGCCTGACCCGGGCATTTGACCCCGGCTACCCCATCGAACCCCTCCAGAACGGCACTGTGGTCACCTTCGCCGGCGGTCCACGATTGCTGCTCCTGGCAGAACGCGGGCGGGGCGTGTGGGAGCTGCGCTTCGAGACCGAACCCCACTGGTGGCGACAATTCCATTACCGCGAAGAGGCCCATCGCGGCCAGGACTGCCAGGAAGACCTCTTCGTCCCCGGCTGGTTCCAGGCGTCAGGCATCGGAACGATCGAGATCACCGTCCGAGCCCGGGCCGAGTTCCCGTTCGTCAAACCCACGCCGCCACCACCCAAGTCCCCCGAGCCCGTCTCCGTCGACCTCGCTCGACCCCAAACTCAGTCCGTCGAGGAGCGACTTCGTGAGGCCGCCAAAGCCTTCGTCGTCCGCCGACGCCGCGCCGACGGTTCGTTCTCCACGACCATCCTCGCCGGCTACCACTGGTTCGGCGACTGGGGCCGGGACACATTCATCGCCCTGCCCGGCCTGCTGCTCGAAACCGACCGGTTCGCCGAAGCCCGGGAGGTCTTCGCCACCTTCGCCTCTGCCCAAAAGGCCGGCCTGATCCCCAATAAGTTCAGCGACTACGGCGACGGTTGCGACTACAACAGCGTCGACGCCAGCCTGTGGTACATCCATGCGGCCGACGCCTACTGTCGGGCCAGCGGCGACAAGACCGCCTGGAAGAACCTCCTCGGCCCGGTCTGCGAGCGAATCGTCGAGGCCTTCATCGCCGGCACCGATTTCCACATCCGCATGGACACCGACGCCCTGCTGTCCTGCGGCGACGCCACCACCCAGATTACCTGGATGGACGCTAAGTACGGCGATACCGTCTTCACCCCCCGACACGGCAAACCCGTCGAAATCAATGCCCTTTGGTACCATGCCCTCCGGATCCTGGCAGAGCGGTCATCGGGCAGCGCCCAGCGCCGAGCCGAGCGATTCGGCGAAATCGCCGATCATGCCCGCGGCTCGTTTCGTCAGCTCTTTTGGAACAATACCAGCCAATACCTGTACGACGTCGTCCGCGACGGCTACCGCGACCCGGCAGTACGCCCCAACCAGATCTTCGCCGTCAGCCTGCCGCACTCGCCGCTGCTCATCGAGCAGCAGCGAGCCGTGCTCGAACGCGTCGACCAGGAGCTGTTCACCCCATGCGGGCTACGCTCCCTCTCGCCCGAGGACCCGGCGTACCGCGGCCGGTGCGAGGGCAACCCCTTCGAACGAGACCGCGCCTATCACCAGGGCACCGTCTGGGGCTGGTTGATCGGCCCCTACGTCGAGGCCCACCTCCGCGTCCATGGCTTCTCCACCTCCGAACAGACCAGGATGCGGGCGGCACTCCGCGGACTCATCGACCATCTGGACCAGGCCGGCATCGGCCAGGTGAGCGAGATCTTCGACGGCGACCCGCCTCACACCCCACGCGGGTGCATCGCCCAGGCCTGGAGCGTCAGCGAACTGCTCCGCGCCTGGCGACTGACCGAGCCGGGATGA
- a CDS encoding Gfo/Idh/MocA family oxidoreductase, whose product MGCRLTRRQFSVGVVAAGVGMAARSATAKVHGANERIRLGVIGLGNRGDQLIDAFRPHKDAWIAALCDVYAPYVEFAKEKVGGELFTTKDYRALLDRKDVDAVVIATPDHWHAKQFVDACAAGKDVYVEKPLSLVVNEGRKMIEAAKSANRVTQMGVQRRSSKVCAKIAELIQGGAIGKVTACRCFHLTNEWPHGIGNPADCDPPAGLDWDLWLGPARKVPYNPNRCFYRFRWFREYSGGQLTNFGTHWLDVIQRAIGQDSPGGVFAVGSKGTIKDNREIPDTMEVVWNYPNGTLVSFCQYNANASEGAPRSAHIEFRGTEGTILLDGSESLQLIPEAVRTDEIPALNPRNRQGNSRQARATTRPADKALTFKGRTDTADHTRNFLDCIKTRRPCVCPVEIGHRSTATTLLANLAYDRGRYLTWDGEKEQFTNDSEANKLLSYEYRAPWRLE is encoded by the coding sequence ATGGGGTGCAGGTTGACCAGGCGGCAGTTTTCGGTCGGCGTTGTGGCGGCGGGTGTGGGTATGGCGGCCAGAAGTGCCACGGCGAAGGTACACGGGGCCAATGAGCGAATCCGTCTTGGGGTGATTGGCTTGGGCAACCGAGGCGACCAGCTGATCGACGCCTTTCGGCCTCACAAGGATGCATGGATCGCGGCCTTGTGTGATGTGTACGCCCCGTATGTCGAGTTTGCCAAGGAGAAGGTTGGCGGCGAGCTGTTTACGACCAAGGATTACCGTGCGTTGTTGGACCGCAAGGACGTCGACGCGGTGGTTATTGCGACGCCCGACCACTGGCATGCCAAGCAGTTCGTGGATGCCTGTGCGGCGGGCAAGGATGTGTATGTCGAGAAGCCGCTGTCGCTGGTGGTGAATGAAGGGCGGAAGATGATCGAGGCGGCCAAGAGTGCGAACCGAGTGACCCAGATGGGTGTTCAGCGGAGGTCCTCTAAGGTCTGTGCCAAGATCGCGGAGCTGATTCAGGGCGGGGCGATCGGCAAGGTGACGGCCTGCCGGTGCTTTCATCTGACCAATGAGTGGCCGCACGGGATCGGCAATCCGGCGGACTGTGATCCGCCGGCGGGCCTGGACTGGGATTTGTGGCTGGGGCCGGCGAGGAAGGTGCCCTACAACCCGAACCGGTGTTTCTATCGGTTTCGCTGGTTTCGGGAGTACTCGGGCGGGCAGTTGACCAACTTTGGAACGCACTGGCTGGATGTGATTCAGCGGGCGATCGGGCAGGATTCGCCTGGGGGCGTGTTCGCGGTGGGCAGCAAGGGGACGATCAAGGACAACCGGGAGATTCCGGACACGATGGAGGTGGTGTGGAACTATCCGAATGGGACGTTGGTGTCCTTCTGCCAGTACAATGCCAACGCCTCGGAGGGGGCACCGCGTTCGGCTCATATCGAGTTTCGGGGGACGGAGGGGACGATTCTGCTGGACGGCTCGGAGTCACTGCAGCTCATTCCGGAGGCGGTGCGGACGGATGAGATCCCGGCGCTGAATCCGCGCAACCGGCAGGGGAACTCGAGGCAGGCTCGGGCCACGACCCGGCCGGCGGACAAGGCCCTGACCTTCAAGGGCCGGACGGATACGGCTGACCACACGCGGAACTTCCTGGACTGCATCAAGACGCGCAGGCCGTGCGTATGCCCGGTCGAAATCGGGCATCGTTCGACGGCGACCACGCTGCTGGCGAATCTGGCGTACGACCGCGGTCGGTACCTGACGTGGGATGGGGAGAAGGAGCAGTTCACCAACGATTCCGAGGCCAACAAGTTGCTGTCGTACGAATACCGGGCGCCGTGGAGGCTGGAATAG
- a CDS encoding PQQ-like beta-propeller repeat protein, with product MSRTSVFLVSSTLLAGSALGGENWPQWRGPNLDGTSDSTGLPTSWSDTGNVKWKAALPSWSGSSPIVFGDRVFVMSPSSARDGQVAPTRSSLGVKLAKEGKDLLLICLARKDGARLWEHRVSDDNAHEAKHNMSSPSPVADGRHVWVMTGTGKVKCLDVEGRPVWDRDIQKDYGQFGQLWGHGSSPVLVDGLLIIEVLHGKKTQAPSYLLGLDAATGKTVYRVERPTDAPEESQDAYTTPTLLKYRDHAELIVSGGAYITGHDPKTGKEIWRCGGLNPRRETVWRAVGSPVAVDGVAYAVIRNGPMVACRGGGTGDVTGTHTLWTSELAADVPSPVTDGKYLYILHDSGVLSCLDAKTGKPYYTRQRVARGTFSASPLLADGRIYATGEDGKTTMVSAGPEFKILGSHQLPGGYTLSSIAVGGKDLFIRTATTLYCIGKTDDK from the coding sequence ATGAGTAGAACGTCTGTATTCCTGGTGTCGTCGACGCTCCTGGCCGGTTCCGCCCTGGGGGGTGAGAACTGGCCGCAATGGCGCGGACCGAATCTGGACGGCACCAGCGACTCGACCGGTCTGCCGACGAGCTGGTCGGACACGGGGAACGTCAAGTGGAAGGCTGCGCTGCCCTCCTGGAGCGGGTCAAGCCCGATCGTGTTCGGTGATCGCGTCTTCGTCATGTCGCCGAGTTCAGCCAGGGACGGTCAGGTTGCCCCGACCCGCAGCAGCCTGGGTGTCAAGCTCGCCAAGGAAGGCAAGGATCTACTGCTCATCTGCCTGGCCCGCAAGGACGGCGCGCGGTTGTGGGAGCACCGGGTGTCGGACGACAATGCCCATGAAGCCAAACACAACATGAGTTCGCCTTCGCCGGTGGCGGACGGACGGCACGTCTGGGTGATGACGGGTACGGGCAAGGTCAAGTGTCTTGACGTCGAGGGCCGGCCGGTCTGGGATCGCGACATCCAGAAGGACTACGGCCAGTTCGGTCAGCTCTGGGGTCACGGGTCGTCACCCGTGCTCGTTGACGGACTGCTGATCATCGAGGTCCTGCACGGCAAGAAGACCCAGGCTCCTTCCTACCTGCTCGGTCTGGATGCGGCTACAGGCAAGACGGTCTACCGAGTGGAGCGCCCGACGGACGCCCCGGAGGAGTCTCAGGATGCGTACACCACGCCCACCCTGTTGAAGTACCGCGACCACGCCGAGCTGATCGTCAGCGGCGGCGCGTACATCACCGGCCACGATCCGAAGACCGGCAAGGAGATCTGGCGGTGCGGCGGGCTGAATCCCCGAAGGGAGACGGTCTGGCGAGCGGTCGGCTCACCGGTTGCGGTTGATGGCGTAGCCTACGCGGTGATTCGCAACGGGCCGATGGTTGCATGTCGAGGGGGCGGGACCGGGGACGTGACCGGCACGCACACGCTGTGGACCAGCGAGTTGGCCGCGGATGTGCCTTCCCCCGTCACCGACGGCAAGTACCTGTACATTCTCCACGACAGTGGCGTGCTCAGCTGTCTGGACGCCAAGACCGGCAAGCCCTACTACACACGGCAGCGAGTGGCCCGGGGCACGTTCAGCGCCTCGCCCCTGCTGGCCGACGGCCGGATCTACGCGACCGGCGAGGACGGCAAGACCACGATGGTATCGGCCGGGCCGGAGTTCAAGATCCTGGGCAGTCATCAACTTCCCGGCGGATACACCTTGTCATCCATCGCGGTGGGGGGAAAGGACTTGTTCATCCGAACGGCAACCACGCTGTACTGCATCGGCAAGACGGATGACAAGTAA
- a CDS encoding alpha-mannosidase has protein sequence MTPLSRKTERRTMARRRIHMICNAHLDPVWLWEWQEGAAAAISTFRTAADLIEESPGFVFNHNEVILYKWVEEYEPTLFKRIQKLVREGRWHIMGGWYLQPDCNMPSGESFVRQILMGKTYFRDKFDVEPTTAINFDPFGHTQGLVQILAKSGYDSYLFCRPDSRDLTLPNHDFIWQGCDGSRVFASRVVGWYSSQLAKVARKIHDWQTDHPNPHFGAMLWGVGNHGGGASRVDLKAIRGLQRTLRHVELLHSTPEAYFKEVRKIRGKLKVVNRDLNPWGVGCYTSMVRVKQRHRQLENELYTTEKMAATAASQQLMAYPTAELHDAACDLMHGEFHDILPGSSIQPVEESSLRLMDRGLEILSRVKARAFFALAAGQPKARPNEIPILVYNPHPYPVKTIVECEFQLADANWKDEFTLPTVYHAGKPVPSQAEKELSNLPLDWRKRMVFNAELAPSQMNRFDCRFKVLPRKPPPRLRESNRRIRFKTKELEVIVNTRTGLVDRYRANGVDYLGRNAFQPLVMKDNEDPWGMTVRSFRKLAGRFKLLPRKLGTQFSGVTHGQLPSVRVIEDGQVRSVIEAVFGYRDSFICQRYKLPKRGTEIEVETRVHWNEKDKMLKLAVPTTATAPEYRGQLAFGVGTLPKNGEEAVAQKWVAVVSRKDNRALTCINDGVYGSDFTPTDGLRLTLMRSPAYSGHPLLKRTIMPQDRYSPRQDQGERLFRFWLNGDRAARRLAAIDREALARNETPFALSFNPPGMGKRPQPGAILDDDIVQLSAFKRAARGHDLIVRLFEPTGRERATTLSIPFAGARQQVILHGFEIKTLRVNPKTGRMREVNLMEQDHRRRRRTTDVPSTS, from the coding sequence ATGACTCCCCTCTCCAGGAAGACCGAAAGGAGAACCATGGCCCGACGACGAATCCATATGATCTGCAACGCCCATCTCGACCCCGTCTGGCTATGGGAATGGCAGGAAGGCGCCGCCGCTGCAATCTCCACCTTCCGCACCGCGGCCGATCTCATCGAGGAGTCCCCCGGCTTCGTCTTCAACCACAACGAGGTTATTCTCTACAAGTGGGTCGAGGAATATGAGCCCACCCTGTTCAAACGCATCCAGAAGCTCGTCCGCGAAGGTCGATGGCACATCATGGGCGGCTGGTATCTGCAACCCGACTGCAACATGCCTTCCGGCGAGTCCTTCGTCCGGCAAATCCTCATGGGCAAGACCTACTTCAGGGACAAGTTCGACGTCGAGCCAACCACCGCCATCAACTTCGATCCCTTCGGCCACACCCAGGGCCTCGTACAGATCCTCGCCAAAAGCGGCTACGATTCATATCTCTTCTGCCGACCGGACAGCCGCGACCTGACCCTCCCGAACCACGATTTCATCTGGCAGGGCTGCGACGGCTCCCGTGTGTTCGCCTCGCGGGTCGTGGGCTGGTACAGCTCGCAGCTCGCCAAGGTCGCTAGGAAAATCCACGACTGGCAAACGGACCATCCCAACCCCCACTTCGGGGCAATGCTCTGGGGCGTCGGCAACCACGGCGGCGGTGCCTCACGCGTCGACCTCAAAGCCATCCGCGGGCTGCAACGCACGCTCAGACACGTCGAGCTCCTCCACTCGACCCCCGAAGCCTATTTCAAAGAGGTCAGGAAGATCCGCGGTAAACTGAAGGTGGTCAATCGCGATCTGAACCCCTGGGGCGTCGGATGCTACACGTCCATGGTCCGAGTCAAGCAGCGGCACCGCCAGCTCGAGAACGAACTCTACACGACCGAGAAGATGGCCGCGACCGCCGCCAGCCAGCAACTCATGGCCTACCCGACGGCCGAACTGCACGACGCGGCCTGCGACCTCATGCACGGCGAGTTCCACGACATCCTGCCCGGCTCATCTATCCAGCCGGTCGAAGAGTCATCGCTGCGCCTGATGGACCGCGGACTCGAGATCCTCTCACGCGTCAAGGCCCGGGCCTTCTTCGCCCTGGCCGCCGGTCAGCCCAAGGCCAGACCCAACGAGATCCCTATCCTGGTCTACAACCCCCACCCCTACCCGGTGAAAACCATCGTCGAGTGCGAGTTCCAGCTGGCCGACGCTAACTGGAAGGACGAGTTCACCCTGCCCACCGTCTATCACGCGGGAAAGCCGGTCCCCTCTCAGGCCGAGAAAGAACTGAGCAACCTGCCGCTCGACTGGCGCAAACGCATGGTCTTCAATGCCGAACTCGCCCCTTCGCAAATGAACCGATTCGACTGCCGATTCAAGGTCCTGCCACGCAAGCCCCCTCCCAGACTCAGGGAATCCAACCGCCGCATCCGCTTCAAGACCAAGGAACTCGAAGTCATCGTCAACACCCGCACCGGCCTGGTCGACCGCTACCGCGCCAACGGCGTCGACTACCTCGGCCGCAATGCCTTTCAGCCCCTGGTCATGAAGGATAACGAGGACCCGTGGGGCATGACCGTCCGCAGCTTCCGCAAACTGGCCGGCCGCTTCAAGCTCCTGCCTCGCAAGCTCGGAACCCAATTCTCCGGCGTCACCCACGGCCAGCTGCCTTCGGTGCGGGTGATCGAAGACGGCCAGGTCCGCAGCGTGATCGAGGCCGTCTTCGGCTACCGCGATTCGTTCATCTGCCAACGCTACAAGCTGCCTAAACGCGGTACGGAAATCGAGGTCGAGACCCGCGTCCACTGGAACGAGAAGGACAAGATGCTCAAGCTGGCGGTCCCGACTACCGCCACCGCGCCCGAGTACCGCGGCCAGCTCGCCTTCGGCGTCGGCACCCTCCCAAAGAACGGCGAGGAGGCCGTCGCTCAGAAATGGGTGGCAGTGGTATCCAGAAAAGACAACCGGGCCCTGACCTGCATTAACGACGGCGTCTACGGCTCCGACTTCACCCCCACCGACGGCCTGCGGCTCACCCTGATGCGCTCACCGGCTTACTCCGGCCACCCGCTGCTCAAGCGAACCATCATGCCCCAGGACCGCTATAGCCCCCGTCAGGACCAGGGCGAGCGACTGTTCCGCTTCTGGCTGAACGGCGACCGCGCCGCCCGGCGGCTGGCCGCCATCGACCGCGAGGCCCTGGCCCGCAACGAGACCCCCTTCGCCCTGTCATTCAACCCGCCCGGCATGGGTAAACGACCCCAGCCCGGGGCGATCCTCGACGACGACATCGTCCAACTGAGCGCTTTCAAGCGAGCCGCCCGCGGCCATGACCTCATCGTCCGCCTGTTCGAGCCCACCGGACGTGAACGCGCTACCACCCTCTCCATCCCCTTCGCCGGCGCTCGCCAACAGGTGATCCTCCACGGCTTCGAAATCAAGACCCTGCGCGTGAACCCCAAGACCGGCAGAATGCGCGAGGTGAACCTGATGGAGCAGGACCACCGCAGGCGAAGAAGAACTACCGATGTTCCTTCGACATCGTGA